One Camelina sativa cultivar DH55 chromosome 3, Cs, whole genome shotgun sequence genomic window carries:
- the LOC104779117 gene encoding uncharacterized protein LOC104779117, protein MFIGYSTTRKGYKCYDPETKRVMVSRDVKFVETQGYYNRKNWEDLQHSDVPPTQQPQSTPDSPMNTNDESILEEEVTPEELVTQTTDNHDNEDIIPLRRNQRLKFPPPSNLKNTRVYYNNMAVAHPI, encoded by the exons ATGTTCATTGGGTACTCCACCACACGAAAGGGCTACAAGTGCTATGACCCGGAGACTAAACGAGTTATGGTCTCTCGTGATGTGAAGTTTGTCGAAACTCAAGGGTACTACAACAGAAAGAATTGGGAAGACCTTC AACATTCCGATGTGCCACCTACTCAGCAGCCTCAGTCAACTCCGGACTCTCCAATGAACACCAACGACGAGTCTATACTAGAAGAAGAGGTCACACCCGAGGAACTGGTCACACAAACCACAGATAATCATGATAATGAAGACATTATTCCCCTCCGGCGAAACCAGCGTCTCAAGTTCCCCCCCCCATCCAACTTGAAGAACACTCGCGTGTATTACAACAACATGGCCGTTGCACACCCGATTTAA
- the LOC109130634 gene encoding uncharacterized protein LOC109130634, with protein MDVKNAFLQGELEDEVYMKPPPGLEDTIGPGKMFKLNKAIYGLKQSPRAWYHKLSTTLLGRGFRKSESDHTLFTLPSDKGIVVILVYVDDIIISGSDKVGIQDTKEFLKSVFDIKDLGELKYFLWIEVYRSDEGLFLSQRKYALDLLSEAGKLGSKAVTTPLEENYKTAGKGEPPFEDVTRYRRLVGKLIYLTITRPDICFVVNQVSQHMQNPTRHHWNMVNRILKYIKGSPGQGIWMGRNESTELVGYCDADYAGDCGDRRSTTGYCTFLGGNLFTWKSKKQKVVSLSSAESEYRAMRKLTTELMWLKALLKDLGVESAKPITMHCDNEAAIHIATNSLFHERTKHIEVDCHKVREQIQLGVTLPCHTDSKEQLADILTKAASPQVCEYIHPTLGLKDLTRP; from the coding sequence ATGGACGTGAAGAACGCGTTCTTACAAGGAGAGCTTGAAGACGAGGTCTACATGAAGCCACCGCCCGGTCTAGAAGACACCATCGGCCCGGGAAAAATGTTTAAACTCAACAAGGCTATATATGGTCTTAAGCAATCACCTAGAGCATGGTACCACAAACTGAGTACAACCTTGCTTGGGAGAGGCTTTCGCAAGTCAGAATCAGATCATACACTCTTCACACTACCAAGTGACAAAGGTATAGTGGTCATactagtatatgttgatgatatcatcatatctgGAAGTGACAAGGTAGGCATTCAAGATACTAAAGAATTTCTTAAATCAGTGTTTGATATTAAAGACCTTGGAGAGCTTAAGTATTTCCTTTGGATAGAAGTATATCGATCAGATGAAGGATTattcttatcacaaagaaaatatgcactTGATCTCTTAAGTGAAGCAGGAAAACTTGGATCAAAGGCTGTGACCACACCACTTGAGGAAAACTACAAGACAGCCGGAAAGGGGGAGCCTCCATTCGAAGATGTCACTCGCTATCGACGTCTAGTAGGTAAGCTTATATACCTAACTATTACTAGacctgatatttgttttgttgtgaaCCAGGTGAGTCAACATATGCAAAACCCGACTAGACATCACTGGAACATGGTGAACCGAAtcctcaagtacatcaaaggatCACCAGGAcaaggcatatggatgggaAGGAATGAAAGCACCGAATTGGTAGGATATTGCGATGCTGACTATGCTGGAGACTGTGGGGATCGTCGTTCAACCACCGGATACTGCACATTCCTAGGAGGAAACCTTTTCACGtggaaaagcaagaaacaaaaggtggtcTCACTATCGAGTGCGGAGTCCGAGTATAGGGCCATGAGGAAGCTGACTACGGAACTCATGTGGCTTAAAGCCTTATTGAAGGATCTTGGAGTCGAATCAGCAAAACCCATCACCATGCATTGCGACAATGAGGCAGCCATTCATATAGCCACCAACTCCTTATTCCACGAGAGAACGAAACACATTGAAGTCGATTGTCATAAGGTGCGAGAACAAATTCAACTTGGTGTCACTCTCCCATGTCACACCGACAGCAAAGAACAACTAGCCGACATTCTTACAAAGGCAGCCAGTCCACAAGTGTGTGAGTATATTCACCCTACGCTCGGCCTTAAAGATCTCACTCGGCCATGA